A genomic region of Desulfomonilaceae bacterium contains the following coding sequences:
- the tsaA gene encoding tRNA (N6-threonylcarbamoyladenosine(37)-N6)-methyltransferase TrmO has protein sequence MEEIAFKPIGMIRSPFSDVEGMPVQSVAAVGVKGTVELDPELAPGLKDLEGFSHIILIYYFHLNKGYSLHVIPFLDPTLKGVFATRVPRRPNGIGFSVVRLTGIQGNNLEIQDVDILDQTPLLDIKPFVPEFDHRDVQSTGWFAKGAPKASEIRADRRFVDQTGNGPN, from the coding sequence ATGGAAGAAATAGCTTTTAAGCCAATAGGAATGATTCGTTCTCCGTTTTCCGATGTGGAAGGAATGCCGGTTCAATCAGTAGCGGCCGTTGGTGTCAAGGGAACGGTCGAGCTTGATCCCGAGTTGGCGCCGGGACTCAAAGATCTTGAGGGTTTTTCACACATCATTCTCATATATTACTTTCATCTCAACAAAGGCTATTCATTACATGTGATCCCCTTTTTGGACCCTACTCTTAAAGGAGTATTCGCCACGAGAGTCCCAAGACGTCCAAACGGAATAGGCTTTTCTGTGGTAAGGCTCACGGGAATTCAAGGGAACAACCTCGAAATTCAAGATGTTGATATTTTAGATCAAACCCCGCTATTGGATATAAAACCATTTGTTCCCGAATTTGATCATCGAGACGTTCAAAGCACGGGCTGGTTCGCCAAAGGGGCTCCAAAAGCTTCAGAGATTCGGGCTGACAGAAGATTTGTTGATCAAACAGGTAATGGCCCTAATTGA
- a CDS encoding AAA family ATPase: MQKAEIYRIRRMAESKNDALAQFNLGFMYENGFGAPQDLREAAKWYRLAAEQGYSVAQFSLGKMYENGFGAPQDHDEAVKWYRLAAEQGLADAQNNLGLMYKRGIGVHKDYREAVKWYRKAAEQGYSVAQSNLGFMYDNGFGAPHDPKEAVKWYRLAAEQGYSVAQFNLGGMYENGLGAPQNYNEAVKWYRKAADQGLADAQNNLGLMYKNGLGVPQDYKEAVKWYRLAAEQGYSVAESNLGFMYENGLGVSQDYYEALKWYRKAAEQGYWVAQFNLGIMYENGLGTPQDYDEAVRWYRKAAEQGLAEAQSNLGLMYKNGLGASQDFDEAVKWYRLAAAQGYAVAQNNLGFMCENGLGTQEDFDEAVKWYRLAADQGYAVAQNNLGVMYENGLGTPQDFRKAVEWYRLASEQGLAEAQNNLGLMYKNGLGVTLDHDEAIQWYRKAANQGLAEAQNNLGLMYKSGLGVPQDFNEAVKWYRFAAEDGYAIAQNNLGFMYENGLGVSEDFDEAIKWYRLAADQGYVIAQSNLGFMYDNGLGVVQDHHEAVKWYRLAANQGYSVAQFNIGVMCENGHGVPQDYTEAIKWYRRAADQGLSEAQNNLGLLYKNGLGVAQDFDEAVKWYRLAAEQGYSVAQSNVGVMCEKGLGTSQDHAEAVKWYRLAAAQGYPAAQFNLGVMYENGQGVTQDYTEALKWYRLASDQGLAEAQNSLGLMYKNGFGVPRDYDEAVKWFLLAVEEDLAEAQLNLGAMYENGQGVTQDYGEALKWYRLAAKHGLAEAQGGLGIMYKSGFGVARDFDEAVKWFRLAADQGYPVAQRNLGYMYENGLGVTQDHDEAMKWYRLASDQGLAEAQNSLGQMYKNGLGAAKDFEEAVKWYRLSAEQGYAMAQRNLGYMYENGFGVTKDFEEAVKWYRLSAEQGYAIAQSNLGFMYDNGFGTPRDRKEAVKWYRSAAEQGYSLAQFNLGVMCQYGQGTPQDYNEAMRWYRKAADQGLADAQNNLGLMYKHGYGVPQDYNEALKWYRLAAEQGYSVAQNNLGLMYENGFGVPQNYKEALRWYRKAAEQGYSVAQFNLGVMYENGLGLPQDYIEALRWYRKAADQGIADAQNNLGLMYKNGFGVSKNYNEALKWYRKAAEQGYSVAQFNLGVMYENGFGVSQDFREALRYYRKAADQGLADAQNSLGLMYKNGFGVPRDYDEAVKWYRLAANQGYPAAQCNLGVMYENGYGGPKDYREAVKWYRLAADQGYSPAQYNLGLMYENGFGVAQDYVEALKCYRRAADRGHPEAQTRLGSMYAHGQGVSQDYGEAKRWFDKAADHGIPEGQRSLGLVHYYGWGVRQDYKEAGKWFKLAAQQGDTQSETYLREIENQLKQRKRKPTSSAPKTAKTKKPPKGSSESLDDLFAELNKLIGLQRVKDEIDQLIKLVRVQKMRHSQGLKSDSFSLHCVFFGNPGTGKTIVARIYGKMLKALGLLSKGHLVETDRSGLVAGYVGQTELKTDQKIVEALGGILFIDEAYSLYKGKDTQQDYGNDAISILLKRMEDHRDDFVVIVAGYDKPMAEFLQSNEGLKSRFAANIYFPDYSPKELLEIFGLFCTEGNYDIQPTALELVEYILNNEYRDRDESFGNGRLVRNLFESIVKNQSVRIAETISSPKHSDLVTILADDVRPLLEKKQEPASPNY; the protein is encoded by the coding sequence ATGCAGAAAGCCGAGATATACCGAATCAGAAGAATGGCGGAGTCGAAAAACGACGCTCTAGCCCAGTTCAATCTAGGTTTTATGTATGAAAATGGATTTGGCGCGCCACAAGACCTTCGAGAAGCTGCGAAGTGGTATCGCTTGGCCGCTGAACAGGGATATTCAGTAGCTCAATTTAGTTTGGGCAAAATGTATGAAAATGGTTTTGGAGCCCCCCAAGACCATGATGAAGCTGTAAAATGGTATCGCCTGGCTGCAGAACAGGGGCTTGCCGACGCTCAAAACAATCTTGGACTGATGTATAAGCGGGGGATCGGAGTACATAAGGATTACAGGGAAGCTGTGAAGTGGTACCGCAAGGCTGCGGAGCAGGGTTATTCAGTAGCTCAGAGCAACCTTGGGTTCATGTACGACAATGGTTTTGGAGCGCCGCACGACCCTAAAGAGGCTGTGAAATGGTATCGCCTGGCTGCTGAACAGGGATACTCGGTAGCGCAGTTCAATCTTGGTGGTATGTATGAGAATGGATTAGGAGCCCCCCAAAATTATAATGAAGCCGTGAAATGGTACCGCAAGGCTGCCGATCAAGGGTTGGCCGACGCTCAAAACAATCTGGGATTAATGTACAAAAACGGGCTGGGCGTTCCCCAGGACTACAAAGAGGCTGTGAAATGGTACCGGCTAGCTGCGGAGCAAGGTTACTCAGTAGCGGAAAGCAACCTCGGATTTATGTACGAAAATGGCCTGGGTGTGTCTCAAGACTATTACGAGGCTTTGAAATGGTATCGCAAGGCAGCGGAACAAGGTTATTGGGTAGCTCAGTTTAATTTGGGCATTATGTATGAAAACGGCTTGGGAACCCCCCAGGACTATGATGAGGCTGTGAGATGGTACCGTAAAGCGGCTGAACAAGGGTTGGCGGAAGCCCAAAGCAATTTGGGATTAATGTACAAGAACGGATTAGGAGCCTCACAGGATTTTGATGAAGCCGTAAAATGGTATCGTTTAGCCGCTGCTCAGGGGTATGCTGTAGCGCAAAACAATCTTGGTTTCATGTGTGAAAACGGTCTGGGGACTCAGGAAGACTTCGATGAAGCCGTAAAATGGTATCGTTTAGCCGCTGATCAAGGATACGCCGTAGCGCAAAACAACCTCGGAGTTATGTATGAAAACGGCTTGGGCACGCCTCAGGACTTTAGAAAGGCTGTCGAGTGGTATCGTCTGGCGTCTGAACAGGGGCTGGCGGAGGCGCAGAATAACCTTGGGTTAATGTACAAAAATGGATTAGGCGTCACTCTGGATCATGATGAAGCCATACAATGGTACCGGAAAGCCGCCAACCAGGGCCTGGCCGAGGCCCAAAACAACCTTGGGCTAATGTACAAGAGCGGTCTAGGGGTTCCTCAGGATTTCAATGAAGCTGTAAAGTGGTATCGTTTTGCTGCTGAAGACGGTTACGCAATAGCTCAAAACAACCTTGGTTTCATGTATGAAAATGGGCTGGGCGTGTCCGAAGATTTTGATGAAGCTATAAAGTGGTATCGTCTGGCCGCAGATCAGGGATATGTGATAGCCCAGAGCAACCTCGGTTTCATGTACGACAACGGTTTAGGGGTCGTACAGGATCATCATGAGGCTGTGAAGTGGTACAGGCTGGCCGCCAATCAGGGGTACTCCGTGGCCCAATTTAATATCGGTGTAATGTGCGAAAATGGCCATGGCGTTCCTCAGGATTACACTGAAGCTATAAAGTGGTATCGACGGGCGGCGGATCAAGGATTGTCAGAGGCCCAGAATAATCTGGGACTTTTATACAAAAACGGCCTTGGGGTAGCCCAGGACTTTGACGAGGCTGTGAAGTGGTATCGCTTGGCAGCGGAACAGGGATACTCCGTAGCCCAGAGCAACGTGGGGGTAATGTGCGAGAAAGGTCTGGGGACGTCTCAAGATCATGCTGAAGCCGTGAAATGGTATAGATTGGCCGCGGCTCAAGGTTATCCGGCGGCGCAGTTCAATCTGGGGGTAATGTATGAGAACGGTCAGGGAGTTACCCAGGACTACACTGAAGCCTTGAAGTGGTATCGTCTGGCGTCTGACCAGGGATTGGCGGAAGCCCAAAACAGCCTCGGGTTGATGTACAAGAATGGCTTTGGAGTCCCGCGAGATTACGATGAAGCTGTGAAATGGTTCCTGCTTGCTGTCGAAGAAGATCTGGCGGAAGCGCAGCTCAATCTCGGAGCAATGTATGAAAATGGTCAGGGTGTTACTCAGGACTACGGCGAGGCGTTGAAGTGGTATCGTTTGGCCGCCAAACACGGATTGGCGGAGGCTCAGGGCGGTCTTGGAATAATGTACAAGAGTGGATTCGGCGTGGCCAGGGACTTTGATGAAGCGGTAAAGTGGTTCCGCTTGGCCGCCGATCAGGGATATCCGGTCGCCCAAAGGAATCTGGGTTATATGTATGAAAACGGTTTGGGAGTAACCCAGGATCACGATGAAGCTATGAAATGGTATCGCTTGGCGTCTGATCAGGGATTGGCCGAAGCTCAGAATAGTTTGGGGCAGATGTACAAGAATGGCTTGGGCGCTGCAAAGGATTTTGAGGAAGCCGTAAAGTGGTATCGACTATCCGCCGAGCAGGGTTACGCCATGGCTCAAAGAAACCTTGGTTATATGTACGAAAACGGATTTGGCGTGACCAAGGACTTTGAGGAAGCCGTGAAGTGGTATCGACTATCTGCCGAGCAGGGTTACGCGATAGCTCAGAGCAACCTAGGTTTCATGTACGATAACGGCTTTGGGACTCCACGCGATCGTAAAGAAGCGGTCAAATGGTACAGATCGGCCGCAGAGCAAGGTTATTCATTAGCCCAGTTCAACCTTGGAGTAATGTGCCAATATGGCCAGGGGACGCCCCAGGATTACAATGAAGCCATGAGGTGGTATCGAAAAGCCGCCGACCAAGGGCTGGCTGACGCCCAAAACAATCTCGGGTTGATGTATAAGCACGGTTATGGAGTCCCGCAGGACTACAATGAGGCCCTAAAATGGTATCGGCTGGCAGCGGAGCAGGGCTATTCGGTAGCTCAAAACAATCTTGGGCTCATGTACGAAAATGGTTTCGGTGTTCCCCAGAACTACAAAGAGGCTCTCAGATGGTACCGTAAGGCAGCGGAGCAAGGTTATTCAGTAGCTCAGTTCAACCTTGGAGTAATGTACGAAAATGGACTTGGATTGCCTCAAGACTATATCGAGGCTCTCAGATGGTATAGAAAAGCCGCTGACCAGGGAATAGCGGACGCTCAGAACAACCTTGGACTCATGTACAAAAATGGCTTTGGAGTCTCCAAAAACTACAATGAGGCTCTGAAATGGTATCGTAAAGCCGCTGAACAAGGATACTCGGTTGCTCAATTCAATTTAGGCGTTATGTATGAGAACGGCTTCGGGGTATCTCAGGACTTCAGGGAGGCCCTTAGATATTATCGAAAGGCTGCTGACCAAGGATTGGCGGATGCCCAGAACAGTCTCGGACTTATGTACAAAAATGGGTTCGGAGTCCCCAGAGACTATGATGAGGCCGTAAAATGGTATCGCTTAGCTGCAAATCAGGGATATCCAGCGGCTCAATGTAATTTGGGGGTCATGTACGAAAATGGATATGGGGGTCCCAAGGACTATAGAGAAGCTGTCAAGTGGTATCGGCTAGCTGCGGACCAGGGTTATTCACCAGCTCAGTATAACCTCGGATTGATGTACGAAAACGGATTTGGGGTAGCTCAGGACTATGTTGAAGCGCTGAAGTGCTATCGGCGGGCGGCAGACAGAGGCCATCCTGAGGCTCAGACCAGGCTTGGTTCCATGTACGCCCATGGGCAGGGAGTAAGCCAGGACTACGGAGAAGCAAAGAGATGGTTTGATAAAGCGGCTGATCACGGGATACCGGAGGGACAGCGCAGTCTCGGGCTTGTGCATTATTACGGTTGGGGGGTTCGCCAGGATTACAAAGAAGCGGGCAAGTGGTTCAAGCTCGCCGCTCAACAGGGCGACACTCAATCTGAAACTTATCTTAGAGAGATTGAAAATCAGCTCAAGCAGAGAAAACGGAAGCCAACTAGCTCTGCGCCAAAAACAGCAAAAACCAAAAAACCGCCTAAAGGCTCAAGTGAATCCTTAGACGATCTGTTCGCTGAATTGAATAAACTCATAGGCCTGCAACGGGTCAAAGATGAAATCGATCAGCTTATCAAATTAGTTCGCGTCCAAAAAATGCGACATTCACAAGGGTTGAAATCCGATTCCTTTTCTTTGCACTGCGTATTTTTCGGTAATCCCGGAACTGGTAAAACAATAGTCGCTCGAATCTACGGCAAGATGCTCAAGGCCTTAGGCTTGTTGAGTAAAGGCCATCTGGTGGAAACCGACAGGTCAGGACTGGTAGCCGGGTATGTTGGGCAGACTGAGCTGAAAACAGACCAAAAAATCGTTGAAGCATTAGGTGGAATCCTGTTCATAGATGAAGCCTACTCTTTGTACAAGGGCAAAGACACTCAGCAGGATTACGGTAACGATGCGATCAGTATCCTGCTCAAACGTATGGAGGACCACCGTGATGATTTCGTGGTCATTGTGGCGGGATATGACAAACCTATGGCGGAATTCCTCCAATCAAACGAGGGCTTAAAAAGCCGTTTTGCCGCCAACATCTATTTCCCGGATTATTCTCCCAAAGAACTTCTAGAAATATTCGGGTTGTTTTGCACTGAAGGCAATTATGACATTCAACCAACTGCTCTGGAACTGGTTGAATATATTCTCAACAATGAATATCGAGATCGTGATGAAAGTTTTGGAAATGGACGCCTGGTTCGTAACCTGTTCGAAAGCATAGTGAAGAATCAGTCGGTCCGTATTGCGGAAACAATTTCAAGCCCCAAACATTCCGACCTGGTTACGATTCTTGCCGATGATGTTCGTCCCCTCCTCGAAAAAAAACAGGAACCCGCTTCTCCAAACTATTAG
- a CDS encoding DUF364 domain-containing protein: MDFFDPLRREFQSLVETHEWQGRTVDVRVKTLKPEEAIGNPEHSDYPIIKGRERMMEAEFFGGRGQAFTDMYGNFVGTLGDVSSMSLDNNYRRAVFLATLNAVSRHLGIVDKTIHCKDDAPPKCAKALALYVAKNFSHPKIALVGLQPRMVESLAREFDVRVTDLDPDNIGTTKFGINICGPEHTVANIEWSDLVIATGSMLTNDTLCEVIGKKPAIVYGVTIAAPAHFLKLTRFCPYGT, encoded by the coding sequence ATGGATTTTTTCGATCCGCTTCGAAGGGAATTTCAGAGCCTGGTTGAGACGCATGAGTGGCAAGGCCGCACTGTAGACGTAAGAGTCAAAACGCTCAAGCCCGAAGAAGCGATAGGTAACCCCGAACATAGCGACTATCCGATAATCAAAGGAAGAGAACGGATGATGGAAGCTGAGTTTTTTGGGGGCAGAGGCCAAGCTTTCACCGATATGTATGGAAATTTTGTCGGCACACTCGGGGATGTGAGTTCCATGAGCCTGGACAATAATTATCGAAGAGCGGTTTTTCTGGCTACACTCAACGCTGTCAGTCGACATCTGGGGATCGTCGACAAAACAATTCACTGCAAGGATGACGCCCCCCCGAAATGCGCTAAAGCGTTGGCGCTTTATGTAGCAAAGAATTTCAGCCACCCTAAAATTGCCCTGGTAGGTCTTCAACCCAGAATGGTCGAATCCCTTGCGCGTGAGTTCGATGTGAGGGTCACGGACCTGGACCCCGATAATATAGGGACCACGAAGTTCGGGATCAATATTTGCGGTCCGGAGCACACGGTAGCCAACATTGAATGGAGCGATCTGGTCATTGCGACAGGGTCCATGCTCACAAACGATACTTTGTGCGAAGTGATCGGGAAGAAACCGGCGATCGTCTACGGGGTCACGATTGCCGCCCCCGCTCATTTCCTTAAATTGACAAGGTTCTGCCCATACGGGACCTGA
- a CDS encoding TOBE domain-containing protein, translated as MKLSIRNVLKGKVTAVTEGKAVATVKVDVGGGNTITSVVTMDAIKNLGIKVGDEISVLIKATSVMLAKE; from the coding sequence ATGAAACTCAGCATTAGAAATGTGTTAAAAGGAAAAGTCACGGCCGTAACGGAAGGCAAGGCTGTGGCGACTGTGAAGGTAGATGTCGGCGGTGGAAACACAATCACTTCCGTGGTTACGATGGATGCCATCAAGAACCTGGGAATCAAGGTCGGGGACGAAATCAGCGTCCTGATCAAAGCCACCAGTGTCATGTTGGCCAAAGAATAG
- a CDS encoding ATP-binding cassette domain-containing protein: protein MISIDLKKLLIGSEGPFELNVEFAISRGELVVLSGVSGAGKTTLLRMLAGLDHPESGRIEVDHEIWFDLAKKVRLPPQKRSVGFVFQNYALFPSMTVRGNLEYASGRRKDPSVDMLLEMVELEELQDRYPENLSGGQQQRVALARALVRRPKILLLDEPLSALDPAMREKLQHEILRLHKELNLTTILVSHDKSEISRLADRVILIQNGLITSDGLPCEVLNDKAQSVGLSKGQILSLSLENGSVLIVASIAQDSTQIEIRLDKRQLQELVRKGMLSHVS, encoded by the coding sequence TTGATCAGCATAGACCTAAAAAAGCTTCTTATCGGATCTGAGGGTCCCTTTGAATTAAATGTAGAATTCGCCATTTCCCGCGGTGAACTCGTCGTTTTATCCGGAGTGTCCGGAGCCGGTAAAACGACATTGTTACGAATGTTGGCGGGGCTCGACCATCCCGAATCTGGACGCATCGAAGTAGATCACGAGATTTGGTTTGATCTGGCAAAAAAGGTTCGCCTGCCACCTCAAAAACGAAGCGTGGGTTTTGTCTTCCAGAACTACGCGTTGTTCCCCTCAATGACCGTGAGAGGCAACTTGGAATATGCGTCAGGTCGCCGAAAAGATCCGTCCGTGGATATGCTTCTTGAAATGGTTGAGTTAGAGGAATTGCAGGACAGATATCCAGAGAACCTATCAGGTGGCCAACAGCAGAGGGTAGCTCTGGCAAGGGCGCTGGTTAGACGACCGAAGATCCTCCTGCTTGACGAGCCTTTGTCTGCTTTGGATCCTGCGATGAGGGAAAAGCTTCAGCACGAAATACTGCGTCTTCACAAGGAGCTAAACCTTACTACGATTCTTGTTTCTCATGACAAATCGGAAATTTCTCGTCTTGCTGATCGAGTCATATTGATTCAGAATGGACTGATCACATCTGACGGTCTTCCCTGTGAGGTGTTGAACGATAAGGCTCAATCTGTCGGATTGTCGAAGGGACAAATTCTCAGTTTATCACTCGAAAACGGATCAGTTCTTATTGTCGCGTCTATTGCCCAAGATTCTACTCAAATCGAAATCCGTCTCGACAAGAGGCAGTTACAAGAATTGGTTAGAAAGGGAATGCTTTCTCATGTCAGTTGA
- the modA gene encoding molybdate ABC transporter substrate-binding protein, producing MFRFFLVPILVFVCQISAFAEPLILAAGAGYKRPMSEIIQAYQSSGGDKIDQIYGNMGQIMMQAKAGGKTAFIVGDEAFLKTSGIDFESFHQLGEGTLVIAFGKKVKLDEPKDLLKAEIVKVAVPDEKNAIYGKAAKEFLHKTDLMKGIEKKLLVVSTVPQVSAYLISGDVEAGFINLTDALYIKDKIGGYLTLDRSTYSPIKLTLGVIKGYGDESSVKRFLNFLDVDPKVKEIIKKAGM from the coding sequence ATGTTTCGTTTCTTCTTGGTTCCTATCCTGGTATTTGTCTGCCAGATATCCGCGTTCGCCGAACCTCTGATACTGGCTGCCGGCGCTGGGTACAAACGCCCTATGAGTGAAATAATACAGGCCTATCAGTCATCAGGTGGTGATAAGATAGATCAGATTTACGGAAATATGGGCCAAATCATGATGCAGGCTAAAGCGGGCGGGAAGACAGCCTTCATCGTTGGCGATGAGGCCTTTCTTAAAACCTCAGGGATTGATTTTGAGTCATTTCACCAGCTTGGAGAAGGGACGCTGGTAATAGCGTTTGGCAAAAAAGTGAAACTTGATGAGCCAAAAGACCTTCTCAAAGCCGAAATTGTTAAGGTGGCCGTGCCTGATGAAAAAAACGCGATATACGGAAAGGCTGCGAAAGAGTTCCTTCATAAGACTGATTTAATGAAAGGGATCGAAAAGAAACTGCTCGTTGTGTCTACCGTGCCTCAAGTTTCAGCGTATCTGATAAGCGGTGACGTTGAGGCTGGTTTCATTAATCTTACGGACGCGTTATACATCAAAGACAAAATAGGTGGTTATCTCACTCTTGATCGATCCACTTACAGTCCGATCAAACTGACGCTCGGAGTGATCAAGGGATATGGAGATGAATCAAGCGTTAAGAGATTTTTAAACTTTCTTGACGTTGACCCCAAAGTCAAAGAAATAATTAAAAAAGCTGGGATGTAG
- the modB gene encoding molybdate ABC transporter permease subunit: MNLLHWLGSDVTQNISFPLMFTAKVAAISLALQAVFGVLLGYYLGKKTSPVRSVVDTVVTLPLVFPPIALGFLLLLLMGKTGWIGHFARDVFGVEIIFNLWGVVIAAFVAGLPLIVKPVQAAVQNAATDLIEASYTLGKSESKTFIYVVIPSIKRSIMSGLSLAFGRSLGEVGLTLMLGGNIVGRTNTLSLEIYNSVFTGEFARAGILAAILACVSLVILFMLKRFSAT; encoded by the coding sequence ATGAACTTACTACACTGGCTTGGATCGGATGTTACCCAAAACATCAGTTTTCCTCTGATGTTTACCGCTAAGGTTGCGGCGATATCTTTGGCCTTGCAGGCGGTTTTCGGTGTCTTACTCGGTTATTACTTAGGCAAAAAAACCAGTCCTGTGCGAAGCGTGGTAGACACAGTAGTGACACTACCCTTGGTTTTTCCTCCTATAGCCCTGGGGTTTCTCCTGCTTCTCTTAATGGGAAAAACGGGCTGGATAGGACATTTTGCCAGGGATGTCTTCGGAGTGGAGATAATCTTCAATCTTTGGGGGGTAGTGATCGCCGCGTTTGTAGCTGGTCTTCCCCTCATAGTGAAGCCTGTTCAGGCCGCGGTCCAAAACGCGGCTACCGATCTCATTGAAGCTTCCTACACGTTGGGGAAATCGGAATCGAAAACGTTCATCTACGTGGTTATCCCAAGTATCAAAAGGAGTATTATGAGTGGGCTGTCCCTTGCCTTCGGAAGATCGCTAGGCGAAGTGGGATTAACCTTGATGCTGGGTGGAAACATCGTCGGAAGGACAAACACGCTTTCTCTGGAAATCTACAATTCCGTTTTTACTGGAGAGTTTGCACGGGCAGGCATTCTCGCCGCAATCTTGGCGTGCGTTTCTTTAGTGATTCTCTTTATGTTGAAGAGATTTTCGGCGACTTGA